CGGATGACGCTGAGCGAGCCCACCGCCGACGACGCCACGTTGTTCGAGACGGCGTGGCGCCTGCTCGAAAACCTCCCACCCCGGCCGGGCGGCTTTCGCCTTTTGGGGGTCGGGGCCGAGTCGCTCACCCGCTTCACCCAGCCCCTGCTGTGGGAGCAGCGAGCCGAGCGCTCGCGCGCTGTCGACCGGGTGATGGACGCCATCAACGCCCGCTACCGCCGGGCCGTGGTCGTCAGGGGGCGCCTGTTCAGGGCCGGCGGCGCAGGCCCACCGGCGCGGCCTGAGGATAGTGCTGGCGGCTGAGTTCGCCGCGCAGCTCCTTGTTGAGGACGCGCAGGTAGGTGCCCTTCATGCCGAGCGATCGGGACTCGATGACGTTGGCCGACGCGAGCTTGCGCAGGGCGTTGACCACCACCGAACGGGTGATGCCGGCTTCGTCGGCGATCCGGCTGGCCACGAGCAGCCCCTCTTCGCCCTTCAGTTCGTCGAGCAGCCGCTGGACCGCCACCACCTCGGAGTAGGAGAGGCTGCGGACGGCGGTGCGGGCCACCTGGCGTTCCTTTGCCTCGCCCTCCTCTTCCTCGCTCAGCGCGGCGGAGATGACAAGGCCCGCGCCCATCGCGGCGACCTCGGCCAGCGCCAGTTCGTCCCCGGAGAACGGCACAGCCTCGCGGATAAGGAGGAGCGTGCCGACGCGCCGTCCCGCCCCCGTCACGGGCAGGATCGCAGAGTGGTCGGTGCCGGTGACGAGGCGCGCCTCGGGGCCGGTGCACAGGGCGTTTACCTTCAGCACTCCCGCTGCCACGTGGTCGGGAAGCTGCCCCGCCTCCGGCCACTGCGCGTCGAAAGCCTGGACTGCCGTGCCCGGCGGTAACGCACGGGCAAGAACGCGCCCCCGGCGGCTGGCCAGATAGACCGCGGCGTCCCCCAGGACGTCACGCAGGGCCTCAACGACGGCGGGCATGCTCGCATCCATGCCCCCGGAGCGGAAGATTGCCGTCAGGAGTTGAAGGCGTTCCAGAAGCATCCGGTACCCCGTCCCTTCGATGAAGGAGCGGACATGCGCCGGCGCGGGCTGCGGCGGGCAGCGACAATGATGCGAATTATCGCAATAGTCTGGGTGGGCCCTGGGGCCATCTTACGGAGGCCCTGCAGACCGTGTCAAGACGGGCCTTGCGAAC
This sequence is a window from Bacillota bacterium. Protein-coding genes within it:
- a CDS encoding GTP-sensing pleiotropic transcriptional regulator CodY (CodY; DNA-binding protein that represses the expression of many genes that are induced as cells make the transition from rapid exponential growth to stationary phase (By similarity). It is a GTP-binding protein that senses the intracellular GTP concentration as an indicator of nutritional limitations. At low GTP concentration it no longer binds GTP and stop to act as a transcriptional repressor); the encoded protein is MLLERLQLLTAIFRSGGMDASMPAVVEALRDVLGDAAVYLASRRGRVLARALPPGTAVQAFDAQWPEAGQLPDHVAAGVLKVNALCTGPEARLVTGTDHSAILPVTGAGRRVGTLLLIREAVPFSGDELALAEVAAMGAGLVISAALSEEEEGEAKERQVARTAVRSLSYSEVVAVQRLLDELKGEEGLLVASRIADEAGITRSVVVNALRKLASANVIESRSLGMKGTYLRVLNKELRGELSRQHYPQAAPVGLRRRP